GTCGAAGACTATTTATTATCAGTTGGCCGGGCTGTTTGATATTACAGCCATTTATACCCACAATAACCGCTTGATTTTCCGCGCCCGGCCGCGAATTGAAACATCCGAGGCGATCCGAACCATGAAAAAAAAACTGGCCGCCTCAGGATTTTCCGCCGTCGTTCGCGAGGATATCGACGGGATACTGATTACGATTGATGAAGACAGCCGAAAAATCCCCTGGCTGAACATTGTCCTTCTTGGGGCCACCCTGGCGACCATGTTTTTTGCACCGTTGATCTGGGGATTCGATTTCGATTTTATCACGCATCCCGGGAAAATCGTCGAGTTTCTGAACGAACCGGGAGTGATCAGGGAGCGGATTGAATTCACCGCGGCCCTGATCAGTATTCTGCTCTTCCACGAATTCGGACACTACCTGGCCGGGCGGCGACGGGGAGTCCTGATGTCCCTGCCATATTTCCTGCCCGCCCCCAATATCGCCGGGACCTTCGGGGCCGTGATAAAATCGCGCTCGCCGATTACCAACCGAAGGGATTTGATTGAGGTCGGCGCCACCGGACCGATTGCAGGATTCGTAGTTTCCGTTCTCGTTCTGGCGATCGGGTTTTATAACTCCGGATTGATATATGTTCCTTCTCCGGAAGGATTGGGTATCGGGGATTCTCTTTTGACCCGGTTTCTGGCCTGGGCGATTTACGGTCCCATCCCCGAGAATTATTATATCCAGCTGACTCCAGCCATCTTTGCCGGATGGGTCGGTCTGCTGGTAACGATGCTGAATCTTCTGCCGCTTGGACAGCTTGACGGGGGACATATTATTTACGGCCTGTTTGGCCGGCGGCAACATCAATTCAGCAAATTATTCTTTGCGGCTCTGATTCTTATGGGAATATGGTGGCCGGGCTGGTGGTTTTTCGGAGTGCTTGTTTTTCTTTTCGGTATTAAACATCCGCCGACTATCAATGATGAAATGGTCCTTCCGCGACATGCCCGGATTATGGGTTATGCGGCCATTTTCATTTTTATTATCAGTTTCATACCCGTTCCATTTTCATTTTCGTGAAGGGAGCCGATTTACTGCTGCTGCAGCCGCGGTAGATAGTACTGAATTTACACTGATTTTCATGGTACGCTTCAAGAAAGGCTTCGACCACCA
The Candidatus Zixiibacteriota bacterium DNA segment above includes these coding regions:
- a CDS encoding site-2 protease family protein; its protein translation is MKNPDLMSKTIYYQLAGLFDITAIYTHNNRLIFRARPRIETSEAIRTMKKKLAASGFSAVVREDIDGILITIDEDSRKIPWLNIVLLGATLATMFFAPLIWGFDFDFITHPGKIVEFLNEPGVIRERIEFTAALISILLFHEFGHYLAGRRRGVLMSLPYFLPAPNIAGTFGAVIKSRSPITNRRDLIEVGATGPIAGFVVSVLVLAIGFYNSGLIYVPSPEGLGIGDSLLTRFLAWAIYGPIPENYYIQLTPAIFAGWVGLLVTMLNLLPLGQLDGGHIIYGLFGRRQHQFSKLFFAALILMGIWWPGWWFFGVLVFLFGIKHPPTINDEMVLPRHARIMGYAAIFIFIISFIPVPFSFS